A single Brachybacterium sillae DNA region contains:
- a CDS encoding ABC transporter ATP-binding protein, producing MAPLVRIVRFTRALTPFYLAIVACSILTAVAELAAPFLLGRATDTIAGSLAGRVPADDAVRTVILLAVGLLVVEVASSLFSNVGGWFGDVMSNRMRAMLSVRYFEKLLVLPQRWFDTELTGTIVARLNRSITEVTNFAKMFSNMFATTLITTVAVIAISAWYWWPLAVLLIIVFPLYVWLTSLTSTVWQRLEGEKNEHVDIASGRFAEVIGQIRVVKSFAHERGELRSFAHRFGLTDRLTRTQSTHWHKMDVLRRTVLNLVFFGLYAIIFARTAQGAFTLGEMVLLLQLIAMVRQPVQSMSYIIDTAQRAIAGSRDYFSVMGTPADDRAPQLSLASGGSVAADSTVTDSTVADPAPSARPGASTPASSAPAPAVLDIPQNTPAITFDRVHFAYETGEDVLHDVTLDVKPGERVALVGESGGGKSTIVNLLLGLYVPREGCVRVGGRDLADIPVETLRRSIGVVFQDASLFSGTIRENIAYGRPGATDEEVRAAARRANADRFIERFTDGYDTIIGERGLKLSGGQRQRIAVARAILKDAPILVLDEATSALDTKAERQVQAGLEELMAGRTSLIIAHRLSTIAGVDRIVTLRDGRVDEIGTPAELSRSGGIYAELLALQSAGSAKQLAKFDIHG from the coding sequence GTGGCCCCCCTTGTGCGCATCGTGCGCTTCACCCGCGCCCTGACCCCGTTCTACCTGGCGATCGTCGCCTGCTCGATCCTCACCGCCGTGGCGGAGCTGGCGGCGCCGTTCCTGCTGGGCCGGGCCACGGACACCATCGCCGGGAGCCTCGCGGGACGGGTTCCCGCCGATGACGCCGTGCGCACCGTGATCCTGCTGGCCGTCGGACTGCTGGTGGTGGAGGTCGCCAGCTCCCTGTTCTCGAACGTCGGCGGCTGGTTCGGCGACGTCATGAGCAACCGCATGCGGGCCATGCTCTCGGTGCGCTACTTCGAGAAGCTGCTGGTGCTTCCGCAGCGCTGGTTCGACACCGAACTGACGGGCACCATCGTCGCCCGGTTGAACCGCTCGATCACCGAGGTCACGAACTTCGCGAAGATGTTCTCGAACATGTTCGCCACCACCCTCATCACCACGGTGGCGGTGATCGCGATCAGCGCCTGGTACTGGTGGCCGCTGGCGGTGCTGCTGATCATCGTGTTCCCGCTGTACGTGTGGCTGACCTCCCTCACCTCCACCGTCTGGCAGCGTCTGGAGGGGGAGAAGAACGAGCACGTCGATATCGCCTCCGGCCGTTTCGCGGAGGTCATCGGGCAGATCCGGGTGGTGAAGTCCTTCGCCCATGAACGCGGGGAGCTGCGTTCCTTCGCCCACCGCTTCGGCCTCACCGACCGGCTCACCCGCACCCAGTCCACCCACTGGCACAAGATGGACGTGCTGCGCCGCACCGTCCTGAACCTGGTGTTCTTCGGCCTGTACGCGATCATCTTCGCCCGCACCGCGCAGGGGGCCTTCACGCTGGGGGAGATGGTGCTGCTGCTGCAGCTGATCGCCATGGTCCGCCAGCCGGTGCAGTCCATGAGCTACATCATCGACACCGCGCAGCGTGCCATCGCCGGATCGCGCGACTACTTCTCCGTCATGGGCACCCCCGCCGACGACCGCGCGCCGCAGCTGTCGCTGGCCTCCGGCGGTTCCGTCGCGGCGGACTCCACCGTGACGGACTCCACCGTGGCGGACCCCGCGCCGTCCGCGCGGCCCGGTGCATCGACCCCGGCGTCGTCGGCCCCCGCCCCTGCGGTGCTGGACATCCCGCAGAACACGCCCGCCATCACCTTCGACCGCGTCCACTTCGCCTACGAGACCGGAGAGGACGTGCTGCACGACGTCACCCTCGATGTGAAGCCGGGGGAGCGCGTGGCCCTGGTCGGCGAATCCGGCGGCGGCAAGTCCACGATCGTGAACCTGCTGCTCGGCCTGTATGTGCCGCGTGAGGGCTGCGTGCGCGTCGGCGGCCGCGATCTCGCCGACATCCCGGTGGAGACCCTGCGCCGCAGCATCGGTGTGGTGTTCCAGGATGCGTCCCTGTTCTCCGGGACCATCCGCGAGAACATCGCCTACGGCCGTCCCGGCGCCACCGACGAGGAGGTCCGCGCGGCCGCCCGCCGCGCCAACGCCGACCGGTTCATCGAACGCTTCACCGACGGCTACGACACCATCATCGGTGAGCGCGGCCTGAAGCTCTCGGGTGGTCAGCGGCAGCGCATCGCCGTGGCCCGTGCCATCCTCAAGGACGCCCCCATCCTGGTGCTCGACGAGGCCACCAGCGCCCTGGACACCAAGGCGGAACGGCAGGTCCAGGCCGGTCTCGAGGAACTGATGGCGGGCCGCACCTCGCTGATCATCGCCCACCGCCTGTCGACCATCGCCGGGGTGGACCGGATCGTCACCCTGCGCGACGGACGGGTCGACGAGATCGGCACCCCCGCGGAGCTGTCTCGCTCCGGCGGCATCTACGCTGAACTCCTGGCCCTGCAGAGCGCCGGCAGCGCCAAGCAGCTGGCGAAGTTCGACATCCATGGCTGA
- a CDS encoding FAD-binding dehydrogenase gives MSTAPRPTASPAAAPIEADAIVVGAGLAGLVATAEIAAAGRTVLLVEREGEQDLGGQAHWSFGGLFLIDSPEQRRLGVHDSLELARQDWFGSAQFDRPEDHWPRVWAEAYLEFAAGEKRAWLRERGHRIFPVIGWAERGDGTATGHGNSVPRFHVTWGTGPGIVEPFERIVRQQIDAGRVHLLTRHAVDDLIVEDGRVVGVRGGVLAPSSAPRGTGSTRERLGDFTLRAPAVVVATGGIGGNPELVRSVWPERLGTMPTDPVIGVPASVDGSGLLAAERAGGRWINRDRMWHYTEGLRNWDPIWAGHGIRILPGPSSLWLDAHGRRLPAPALPGFDTLATLRHLRTRTDRDWSWFVLNRRIIEKEFTLSGSEQNPDLTGRDWRLVAQRVRPGAPAPVQAFLDHGEDFVQADDVPQLVARMNVLAGEDLLDADAVERLIRARDAEVDNPFGKDQQITAIRGARNFLGDRLIRTAAPHRLLDPAAGPLIAVRLHVLLRKTLGGLETDLSGRVQGMAGTGAVPGLYAAGETSGFGGGGMHGYSALEGTFLGGCLFSGRQAGRGVLADLRDQDRQVDEPASP, from the coding sequence ATGAGCACCGCACCCCGACCCACCGCATCCCCTGCCGCCGCGCCCATCGAGGCCGATGCGATCGTCGTCGGCGCCGGGCTCGCCGGGCTCGTCGCCACCGCGGAGATCGCCGCCGCCGGGCGCACGGTGCTGCTGGTGGAACGGGAGGGCGAGCAGGACCTCGGCGGCCAGGCCCACTGGAGCTTCGGCGGTCTGTTCCTCATCGACTCCCCGGAGCAGCGGCGCCTCGGTGTGCACGACAGCCTGGAGCTCGCCCGGCAGGACTGGTTCGGGTCCGCGCAGTTCGACCGCCCGGAGGACCACTGGCCGCGGGTGTGGGCCGAGGCGTACCTCGAGTTCGCCGCAGGGGAGAAACGAGCCTGGCTGCGTGAGCGCGGGCACCGCATCTTCCCGGTCATCGGCTGGGCCGAACGTGGCGACGGCACCGCCACCGGCCACGGCAACTCGGTGCCGCGCTTCCACGTCACCTGGGGCACCGGCCCGGGGATCGTCGAGCCCTTCGAGCGGATCGTGCGGCAGCAGATCGACGCCGGGCGGGTGCACCTGCTCACCCGCCACGCGGTCGACGACCTGATCGTCGAGGACGGCCGCGTCGTCGGTGTCCGCGGTGGGGTGCTCGCGCCCTCGTCGGCCCCGCGCGGCACCGGTTCCACCCGGGAACGCCTCGGCGACTTCACCCTGCGCGCCCCCGCCGTGGTCGTCGCCACCGGCGGCATCGGCGGCAATCCGGAGCTGGTGCGGTCGGTGTGGCCGGAGCGCCTGGGCACCATGCCCACCGACCCGGTCATCGGGGTGCCGGCCTCCGTCGACGGCTCAGGGCTGCTCGCGGCCGAACGCGCCGGCGGGCGCTGGATCAACCGCGACCGCATGTGGCACTACACCGAGGGGCTGCGCAACTGGGATCCGATCTGGGCCGGCCACGGGATCCGCATCCTGCCCGGTCCCAGCTCCCTGTGGCTCGACGCCCACGGCCGGCGCCTCCCGGCACCCGCCCTGCCCGGTTTCGACACCCTCGCCACGCTGCGGCACCTGCGCACCCGCACCGACCGTGACTGGTCGTGGTTCGTGCTGAACCGCCGCATCATCGAGAAGGAGTTCACCCTCTCCGGCAGCGAGCAGAACCCCGACCTCACCGGTCGGGACTGGCGGCTCGTCGCGCAGCGGGTGCGTCCCGGTGCACCCGCCCCCGTCCAGGCGTTCCTGGATCATGGCGAGGACTTCGTGCAGGCCGATGACGTGCCGCAGCTGGTGGCGCGGATGAACGTCCTCGCGGGGGAGGACCTGCTCGACGCCGACGCGGTCGAGAGGCTGATCCGCGCCCGCGACGCCGAGGTCGACAACCCCTTCGGCAAGGACCAGCAGATCACCGCGATCCGCGGCGCCCGGAACTTCCTCGGGGACCGGCTCATCCGCACCGCCGCACCGCACCGTCTCCTGGACCCTGCAGCCGGACCGCTGATCGCGGTGCGGCTGCATGTGCTGCTGCGCAAGACCCTCGGCGGCCTGGAGACCGACCTGTCCGGCCGGGTGCAGGGCATGGCGGGCACCGGGGCGGTGCCGGGGCTGTACGCGGCGGGGGAGACCTCCGGCTTCGGCGGCGGCGGCATGCACGGTTACAGCGCGCTCGAGGGGACCTTCCTCGGCGGCTGCCTCTTCTCCGGCCGCCAGGCCGGCCGCGGAGTGCTCGCCGACCTGCGCGACCAGGACCGGCAGGTCGACGAGCCCGCGTCTCCGTGA
- a CDS encoding IS5 family transposase (programmed frameshift), with protein MSDRDVITDEVWALIGPCFPAPKATGRPPMDRRLVAEAVAWKFRTGSPWRDVPERFGNWNTIYRHFDRWAKTGVCACALERAQQAADAQGELDWVCSIDSTIVRAHQHAATLPRHTGGPSNYKNLGPEPGDHAIGRSRGGLTCKIHAVSDGKGRLLAFVLTGGQAADTSLLPEVLDQIRVPRPGPGRPRTRPDRVLADKGYPSRANRVWLAERGIKATIPDRQDQAAHRRRRGSAGGRPPAFDPEVYRGRNVIERCFAKLKQWRGIAMRTCKTARSYAAAISLAATLHWLTSKV; from the exons ATGAGCGATCGAGATGTGATCACGGACGAGGTGTGGGCGCTGATCGGGCCGTGCTTCCCCGCGCCGAAGGCGACGGGTCGGCCGCCGATGGATCGGCGGCTGGTCGCGGAAGCGGTCGCGTGGAAGTTCCGGACCGGGTCGCCGTGGCGGGACGTGCCGGAACGGTTCGGGAACTGGAACACGATCTACCGCCACTTCGACCGGTGGGCCAAGACCGGCGTGTGTGCGTGCGCGCTCGAGCGCGCCCAGCAGGCCGCCGACGCGCAGGGCGAGCTGGACTGGGTGTGCTCGATCGACTCGACGATCGTGCGCGCCCACCAGCACGCCGCGACCCTTCCCCGCCACACA GGGGGCCCATCGAACTACAAGAATCTCGGGCCTGAGCCGGGCGACCACGCGATCGGCCGCTCCCGAGGCGGCCTGACCTGCAAGATCCACGCCGTCTCGGACGGGAAGGGCCGCCTGCTCGCCTTCGTCCTCACCGGCGGCCAGGCCGCCGACACGAGCCTGCTCCCCGAGGTCCTGGACCAGATCCGGGTCCCCAGGCCAGGCCCTGGCCGGCCCCGCACCCGCCCGGATAGGGTCCTCGCGGACAAGGGGTATCCCTCCCGCGCGAACCGGGTCTGGCTCGCCGAGCGCGGCATCAAGGCCACCATCCCCGACCGGCAAGACCAGGCCGCGCACCGGCGCCGACGCGGCTCAGCCGGCGGACGCCCGCCCGCTTTCGACCCCGAGGTCTACCGTGGACGCAACGTGATCGAGCGGTGCTTCGCCAAGCTCAAGCAATGGCGCGGCATCGCGATGCGCACCTGCAAGACCGCCCGCAGCTACGCCGCGGCCATCTCGCTCGCCGCGACCCTCCACTGGCTGACCAGCAAAGTTTGA
- a CDS encoding heavy-metal-associated domain-containing protein, which translates to MTTTDYTVTGMTCGHCENAVRTEVQQIPGVTDIQVSAADGTLRVTSESALDDAAVLAAVEEAGYEAARA; encoded by the coding sequence ATGACCACCACCGACTACACCGTCACCGGCATGACCTGCGGCCACTGCGAGAACGCCGTGCGCACCGAGGTCCAGCAGATCCCCGGCGTCACCGATATTCAGGTCAGCGCCGCCGACGGCACCCTGCGTGTGACCTCCGAGTCCGCGCTCGACGACGCCGCTGTGCTCGCGGCCGTCGAGGAGGCCGGGTACGAGGCCGCCCGCGCCTGA
- a CDS encoding amidohydrolase, with protein sequence MLLRQVRRLGDPRPVDLLLRDGRIAQIGPDLSILRDRSAGRDTDEVIDGGGAVVIPGLWDQHVHVGQAAEAHGRFDTTGVHSVAQLLTMVRDAVADAPVGPVVGFGHRLLELDAPLRVADLDRVSAESVPAGTPAPAVVLISGDAHHAWVNTAGLAALGLPPRSGVVAEEEWFLAAPRLAELPGQAARREAGVAALQERALARGVVGLVDLEWSRTWEDWTRRTPRLRVRCGVYPGDLAQAPGPSGRVLDADGLVTMGPLKVITDGALGSRTAFCHDPYPGAAGPEGRGVLSVGTEELSDLLHAARSRGLHAAIHAIGDAAVTSALEALSRVPMTARIEHAQWVRDSDLHRFAISGAVASVQPAHLLDDRDPSEEMLAGHGGELFRLRDLLRVGVPLLFGSDAPVAPLDPWEAMAAAVHRSADHRPAWHDDQALQPAEALAASTDGVASVEVGGPADLVLLEDDLFGEVTRRAAARLRHVRPLATIVAGRLAFSR encoded by the coding sequence ATGCTGCTGCGCCAGGTTCGCCGCCTCGGGGATCCACGCCCGGTCGATCTTCTGCTGCGTGACGGTCGCATCGCGCAGATCGGCCCTGACCTCAGCATCCTGCGGGACCGGTCGGCGGGGAGAGACACGGACGAGGTGATCGACGGCGGTGGGGCGGTCGTGATCCCCGGGCTGTGGGACCAGCACGTCCATGTGGGCCAGGCGGCGGAGGCTCACGGTCGGTTCGACACCACCGGGGTGCACAGCGTCGCGCAGCTGCTGACGATGGTGCGCGATGCCGTGGCTGACGCCCCGGTCGGTCCGGTGGTCGGTTTCGGGCATCGGCTCCTGGAGCTGGACGCCCCGTTGCGGGTCGCGGACCTGGACCGCGTGAGCGCCGAGAGCGTCCCCGCGGGAACGCCTGCACCGGCGGTCGTCCTGATCAGTGGAGACGCCCACCACGCCTGGGTGAACACGGCGGGCCTCGCCGCCCTGGGGCTGCCCCCGCGCTCGGGGGTGGTCGCCGAGGAGGAGTGGTTCCTGGCCGCACCGCGATTGGCGGAGCTACCGGGGCAGGCGGCCCGACGGGAGGCCGGTGTGGCGGCGTTGCAGGAACGGGCGCTCGCCCGAGGCGTCGTGGGTCTCGTGGACCTGGAGTGGAGCCGCACCTGGGAGGACTGGACGCGGCGCACGCCGCGACTGCGGGTGCGCTGTGGCGTCTACCCGGGGGATCTGGCGCAGGCTCCGGGGCCGAGCGGCCGGGTGCTGGACGCCGACGGCCTGGTGACGATGGGGCCGCTGAAGGTGATCACCGACGGCGCCCTGGGGTCACGCACCGCGTTCTGTCACGACCCCTATCCCGGGGCTGCAGGGCCGGAGGGGCGCGGGGTGCTCAGCGTCGGCACCGAGGAACTGTCCGATCTGCTGCACGCGGCCCGTTCCCGGGGCCTGCACGCGGCGATCCACGCCATCGGAGATGCGGCCGTGACCTCCGCCCTGGAGGCCCTGTCGCGCGTGCCGATGACAGCCCGGATCGAGCATGCGCAGTGGGTGCGGGATTCGGATCTGCACCGCTTCGCGATCTCCGGAGCGGTCGCGTCGGTGCAGCCGGCCCATCTGTTGGATGATCGCGATCCCAGCGAGGAGATGTTGGCGGGTCACGGCGGGGAGCTGTTCCGGCTGCGCGACCTCCTACGGGTGGGAGTGCCGCTCCTCTTCGGTTCGGATGCCCCGGTGGCACCCCTGGACCCGTGGGAGGCGATGGCGGCGGCGGTGCATCGCAGCGCGGATCATCGGCCGGCGTGGCACGACGACCAGGCCCTCCAGCCGGCCGAGGCCCTCGCAGCGTCGACCGACGGCGTCGCATCCGTGGAGGTCGGCGGACCGGCCGACCTGGTGCTGCTGGAGGACGACCTCTTCGGGGAGGTGACGCGACGGGCCGCGGCCCGTCTGCGTCACGTGCGGCCGCTGGCGACGATCGTCGCCGGTCGCCTGGCCTTCTCCCGCTGA
- a CDS encoding MFS transporter, giving the protein MRNRVFATLWSVQMVLLLASSGSALALTLTVFDTSSSVAALGAVTALSMGCSIYLAPAIGSVLDGFSRKAGILISNVMIAVSSGLMAISVFQGAPLPIMLLLVFVGAVATTAQGLSLQASVRVLRREADLTRINGIVSVVENAPVFAGPIVGAIVYSFAQPAAVFALESLLALCAATIVAAIPWPLAGPSSDRRSPNPVKGLREGVRFILTDGDLMRTQGAFAGINFANGISTPVVTGFVLVGAGGGASNLVESSRLTAVNIGGALGLLLGATLVVALASRLKRHSLIIAGIVVGALAGRVLLPVMTTLLWLVPAFIMRNLCVQLSNAPLTAIWQERTPVPIQGAVFGSRRILGQGLYPIAVLIGGFMADSFSEASLSALEATTLVIVFAGMLELVIGILLWRSGALRRLSSSAMPESGDATQAQVGRE; this is encoded by the coding sequence ATGAGAAACCGAGTTTTCGCCACGTTATGGTCGGTTCAAATGGTGCTTTTGCTGGCATCGAGTGGCAGCGCACTTGCGTTAACTCTTACCGTTTTTGATACGTCTTCCTCTGTGGCCGCACTGGGAGCGGTAACTGCGCTAAGTATGGGATGCTCCATCTATCTCGCCCCGGCAATCGGGTCAGTGCTCGATGGATTCAGCCGCAAGGCAGGTATTCTCATCTCGAACGTAATGATTGCTGTCTCCAGTGGGCTTATGGCAATATCGGTGTTCCAGGGGGCACCCCTCCCGATAATGTTGCTTCTAGTTTTCGTTGGAGCGGTCGCAACAACTGCCCAAGGCCTCTCTCTGCAAGCGTCCGTGAGGGTACTCCGCAGGGAAGCGGATCTAACTCGAATCAACGGCATAGTCTCCGTGGTGGAAAACGCCCCGGTATTCGCCGGACCTATTGTAGGCGCAATCGTATACTCTTTCGCGCAGCCTGCCGCTGTCTTTGCTCTAGAAAGCTTGTTAGCGTTATGTGCAGCTACTATTGTTGCGGCTATCCCGTGGCCGTTGGCCGGACCAAGCAGTGATCGACGCTCTCCGAACCCGGTGAAGGGCCTTCGGGAGGGAGTGCGCTTCATTCTCACGGATGGGGACCTGATGCGCACGCAAGGCGCGTTCGCTGGCATAAATTTCGCGAACGGGATCTCGACCCCGGTGGTGACGGGTTTCGTACTTGTTGGCGCAGGCGGTGGCGCATCCAATCTGGTGGAGTCATCGAGATTGACTGCGGTCAATATCGGAGGAGCGTTGGGGCTCCTGTTAGGAGCCACCCTGGTAGTCGCTCTCGCGTCGCGGCTTAAGCGTCATTCTCTGATTATTGCCGGGATCGTCGTGGGCGCGCTTGCAGGAAGGGTCCTATTGCCGGTCATGACCACTTTGCTCTGGCTTGTTCCGGCATTTATTATGAGGAATTTGTGCGTTCAGCTGTCTAATGCCCCACTGACAGCGATCTGGCAAGAGCGCACGCCTGTTCCGATACAGGGCGCCGTGTTTGGTTCGCGACGAATTCTCGGCCAAGGGCTTTACCCGATCGCGGTACTGATCGGCGGCTTCATGGCGGACAGTTTTTCCGAAGCGTCACTCAGTGCTCTGGAGGCGACAACCTTGGTGATCGTGTTCGCGGGCATGCTCGAGCTTGTAATCGGCATTCTGCTTTGGCGTTCAGGTGCTTTACGTCGCTTGTCAAGCAGTGCCATGCCCGAGAGTGGCGACGCAACACAGGCGCAGGTTGGTAGGGAGTGA
- a CDS encoding peptidoglycan-binding domain-containing protein, whose protein sequence is MFDRRTLLRHGASGGLLGAAALAAPALIAPAALAAPAPLSVRVRTTSPRVVIQAMQHLLTAHGFTTTADGAYGPRTTDSVRAFQRSRGLVVDGIAGPNTMSALLRSSTSVVRASGSNAHAVRAAQRLLGRAGYATVVDGTLSSSENSAIASFQTAYQLTLTRIVDHLTWTYLFVLPAKPPSSTSPWTSTFLTADEKLAYLPRDSSGNLALDRMSTTTRENGRFLIAVGKGRGIPAKGIQVALATAMVESGLLNLYPTYDRDSGGLFQQRPSTGWGTYTQVRHKHLATLAFFGVAMHTPNPGLMDYWPTYSGSSIGTLAQKVQRSAYPSRYDAMADDALAFYNRYAAGVAPYRG, encoded by the coding sequence ATGTTCGATCGCCGCACCCTGCTGCGCCACGGTGCCAGTGGTGGCCTGCTCGGCGCCGCCGCGCTCGCCGCCCCCGCCCTGATCGCCCCCGCCGCCCTGGCGGCCCCCGCCCCGCTGTCCGTGCGGGTGCGCACCACCTCTCCGCGGGTGGTGATCCAGGCGATGCAGCATCTGCTCACCGCCCACGGGTTCACCACCACCGCCGACGGTGCCTACGGCCCGCGCACCACCGACAGCGTCCGCGCCTTCCAGCGGTCCCGCGGCCTGGTCGTCGACGGCATCGCCGGCCCCAACACCATGAGCGCGCTGCTGCGCAGCAGCACCTCCGTGGTGCGGGCGAGCGGGTCGAACGCCCATGCGGTGCGGGCTGCGCAGCGTCTGCTCGGTCGGGCCGGGTACGCGACCGTCGTCGACGGCACCCTGTCGTCCTCCGAGAACAGCGCCATCGCGAGCTTCCAGACCGCCTACCAGCTCACCCTCACCCGGATCGTCGACCACCTGACCTGGACGTACCTGTTCGTGCTGCCCGCGAAGCCGCCGAGCAGCACCAGCCCGTGGACCAGCACCTTCCTCACGGCTGACGAGAAGCTGGCCTACCTGCCGCGCGACTCCTCCGGGAACCTGGCACTGGATCGGATGTCCACCACGACCCGCGAGAACGGCCGTTTCCTCATCGCCGTCGGCAAGGGCCGCGGGATCCCCGCCAAGGGCATCCAGGTGGCGTTGGCGACCGCGATGGTCGAGAGCGGCCTGTTGAACCTCTACCCCACCTACGATCGCGACTCCGGTGGCCTGTTCCAGCAGCGCCCCTCGACCGGCTGGGGCACGTACACGCAGGTGCGGCACAAGCACCTGGCCACCCTCGCGTTCTTCGGTGTCGCCATGCACACCCCGAACCCGGGGCTGATGGACTACTGGCCCACCTACTCCGGCAGCTCCATCGGCACGCTCGCCCAGAAGGTGCAGCGCTCGGCCTACCCGAGTCGGTACGACGCCATGGCCGACGACGCCCTCGCGTTCTACAACCGCTACGCCGCGGGTGTCGCCCCCTACCGGGGCTGA
- a CDS encoding FAD-dependent oxidoreductase has product MTPSPTTSTETASDPRHIVIVGGVAGGMSTAARLRRLDEAARITVIERSGHVSFANCGLPYYVGGVIQQREALLLHIPESLAARFGLEVRVHTEVTAIDRDHRTLTLRRVAPEGTATGAATETGATEELHYDELVLSPGARPRILPIPGIKRALPLRDIEDTDRLAAAVAQARTAVVMGAGFIGVEVAENLAHRGLDVTVVEFAPQVLAPLDAEMAQIVADRMRDHGVALHLGHAVTELTATEAALDDGTRLPADLVVAAVGVQPDTALAREAGLEIGPRGGIVVDDRLRTSDPHIWAVGDAVEKIDALTGEPALVPLANTANRQGRLLADVLTGRERTDRPVLGTSILGVFGLQVAATGWNERRLRAAGRPYRAIHTHPASHAGYHPGAATMALKLLVDPQTDAILGAQGVGEDGVDKRIDVIATAMAGGLTASDLADLELAYAPAFGSAKDPVNMLGYVADNLRTGQERTLQWHELPQALSDGEVLLDVRSAGEHAAWAIPGAVNIPVDELRERLDEVPEGPVVVHCAVGVRGHIAAQVLQAAGREVRNLDGGYRTWSVARELTV; this is encoded by the coding sequence ATGACTCCCTCCCCCACCACCTCCACCGAGACTGCCTCCGATCCCCGCCACATCGTGATCGTCGGCGGCGTCGCCGGGGGCATGTCCACCGCAGCCCGGTTGCGCCGCCTGGACGAGGCCGCCCGCATCACCGTCATCGAACGCAGCGGCCACGTCTCCTTCGCGAACTGCGGTCTCCCGTACTACGTCGGCGGGGTGATCCAGCAGCGCGAGGCCCTGCTGCTGCACATCCCCGAATCCCTGGCCGCCCGGTTCGGCCTCGAGGTGCGCGTGCACACCGAGGTCACCGCCATCGACCGCGACCACCGCACGCTGACCCTGCGACGCGTGGCACCGGAGGGCACCGCAACCGGCGCCGCCACCGAGACCGGGGCCACCGAGGAGCTCCACTACGACGAGCTGGTCCTCTCCCCCGGTGCCCGGCCGCGGATCCTCCCCATCCCGGGGATCAAGCGGGCCCTGCCGCTGCGGGACATCGAGGACACCGACCGGCTGGCGGCCGCGGTCGCGCAGGCCCGCACGGCGGTGGTGATGGGCGCCGGGTTCATCGGCGTGGAGGTGGCGGAGAACCTCGCCCACCGCGGGCTCGACGTCACCGTGGTGGAGTTCGCCCCGCAGGTGCTCGCCCCGCTGGACGCCGAGATGGCCCAGATCGTCGCCGACCGGATGCGCGACCACGGAGTCGCGCTGCACCTGGGTCACGCCGTCACGGAGCTGACCGCCACCGAGGCGGCGCTCGACGACGGCACCCGTCTGCCCGCCGATCTGGTGGTCGCCGCGGTCGGGGTGCAGCCTGACACGGCCCTGGCACGGGAGGCGGGGTTGGAGATCGGGCCGAGGGGCGGCATCGTGGTCGACGACCGCCTGCGCACCAGCGACCCGCACATCTGGGCGGTGGGTGACGCGGTCGAGAAGATCGACGCACTGACCGGGGAGCCCGCCCTGGTGCCGCTGGCGAACACCGCGAACCGTCAGGGTCGGCTCTTGGCCGATGTGCTCACGGGCCGCGAGCGCACCGATCGACCGGTGCTCGGCACCTCCATCCTCGGCGTGTTCGGCCTGCAGGTGGCGGCGACCGGGTGGAACGAGCGCCGACTGCGGGCCGCCGGCCGCCCCTACCGGGCGATCCACACCCACCCGGCCTCCCACGCCGGGTACCACCCGGGGGCTGCGACGATGGCACTGAAGCTGCTGGTGGACCCGCAGACCGATGCGATCCTCGGCGCCCAGGGCGTCGGGGAGGACGGTGTGGACAAGCGCATCGACGTGATCGCCACGGCGATGGCCGGTGGCCTCACCGCCAGTGACCTCGCCGATCTGGAACTGGCGTATGCGCCGGCCTTCGGCTCCGCGAAGGACCCGGTGAACATGCTCGGGTATGTCGCCGACAACCTGCGCACCGGGCAGGAGCGCACCCTGCAGTGGCATGAGCTGCCGCAGGCCCTGTCCGACGGGGAGGTCCTGCTGGATGTGCGCAGCGCCGGGGAGCATGCGGCCTGGGCGATCCCCGGGGCGGTGAACATCCCGGTGGATGAGCTGCGTGAGCGTCTGGACGAGGTGCCCGAGGGCCCGGTGGTGGTGCACTGCGCGGTGGGCGTGCGCGGGCATATCGCCGCGCAGGTGCTCCAGGCCGCGGGCCGCGAGGTGCGCAACCTCGACGGCGGCTACCGCACCTGGTCGGTGGCGCGGGAGCTCACGGTCTGA